The Mycoplasmopsis caviae sequence ATCTCATCCTTTGAACCATATTTAATAATTTCTAAATCATTTTTACTTAGGTCCTCGACTGGTGTATTTTTGTCTATTTTATAGTGTTTTAGTAATGTATCGAATTCTTGCCACTCTAAATTTTGTGTATCTTTTGTATTTTCAAAATATTTAATTGCACCCTCATTAATTGATCTTCATGGCTCAGGAACTATGGCACTAAAGTCAGCTTTTAAATCTACTCCAAGACCCTTACAGTTTTGACACATACCATAAGGCGAATTGAATGAAAATAACTTGGTTTCAATTTTTGGCATTTCAAAGTCTTTATAAATACAAGAGTGTAATTTTGAATATGATTTAATTAATCCATCGGTAGTTTCAACTTTAACTAAGCCTTTGCTATATTCAAGGGCAACTGAAATAGCTTCGCTGATTCTAATTCTATTTTCTTCACTCAAAACTACACGGTCAACAAGAATGTCAATTGTATGGCGAATATTTTTTTCTAACTTAATTTCTTCATCAAGATTTCTAATTTCGCCATCAACTTTAACTCTTAAAAAGCCTTCTTTTTTTAGTTTCTCAAGCAATGCAACTCATGTACCTTTTTCACCATCAACAACGGGTGATAGAATATATAATTTTGAACTTTCAGGAAGTTCAAAAATTGAGTCAATAATATCTTTATTAGTTTGGCTTGTTATCTCAATGTTATGATTAGGACAATAAGGCTTGCCAATACGAGCAAAAAGTAATCTAAAAAAGTCATAAATTTCAGTTACTGTACCAACAGTTGAACGAGGATTATTGTGCGTTGTTTTTTGCTCAATTGATATTGAAGGACTTAGACCTTCAATACTATCAACATCAGGTTTACTAGTTCCGCCCAAAAACAATCGTGCATAGTTACTTAAACTGTCGACATATTTTCTTCTCCCTTCCTCATAAATAGTATTGAATGCTAAAGAAGACTTTCCACTTCCTGAAAGTCCAGTAAAAACAATTAATTTATTTTTAGGTAGAGTTAATGAAACATTTTTTAAATTGTGTTCTCTTGCACCTTTTATAATAATCTCTTCTTTTGCTGACATATTGTTCCCTTTCTTGTGTTCTTAATATTATGTTTTAGTTTTAAAAATTTACCAAAAAACCTGTTTTAAAGGTTTTTTAGGAAAAATACAAAATTATTCATTGCTAACTTTATTGCTGCCTGCTTGTAATTCAAGAATAATATCACGAAGTTCAATAGCTCTCTCATAATCAAGTTCTTTTGCTGCTTGATTCATTTGTTCTCGTAGTTTTTTGATCAATTCTTCCTTGGCTTGTTTGCTACTTTTTGACTGATTTCTTTTCTCATTTTTAAAAAAGAATTCAATTTCACCACTAATACCCTCGCCAACTAGTGGCTCTGGAATTGGTTTACTAATTGTTTTAGGAACAATATTGTGCTCCTTATTATATGCTATTTGCATAGCACGCTTAATCTCATTATCTTCAATACACTCTTGCATACTTTTAGTTACTTTATCACCGTAAAAAATAACTCGCCCGTTAGCGTTACGTGCTGCACGACCACTAATCTGAATAAGACTTTTTGTTGAACGCATAAAGCCTTCTTTATCAGCATCCAGCACTATAATTAAACTTACTTCAGGTAAGTCAACACCTTCACGTAATAAGTTGATTCCAATAACACAATCATAAACGCCTTTTCGCAGTTTTCTTAAAATTTCATTACGTTCAAAAGTGTTATGTTCTGAGTGAATATAAGCTATTTTTTGTCCTCTTTCCAAATAGTGTCTGCTTAATTCTTCTGAAAGTCTTTTTGTCGTTGTTAAAATTAATGTACGCTCATTTTTCTCTTTTTGTTTTTGCAGTTCATCAAAAATATCTTCAACTTGATTTTTGCTGCTTCTTACTTCAATTTTAGGATCAAGCAACCCCGTTGGACGTACATATAATTTAGTTAACAATCCATAGGTTTTGTTTAATTCATAATCGTCTGGTGTAGCTGAAATATAGATTGTTTGAAAGTTAAATTGACTTTCAAACTCACTAAATTTTAGGGGTCGATTATCTAGTGCACTAGGAAGTCTAAAACCATAGTCAACAAGGTTCTTTTTTCGTGAATAATCCCCTGCATACATACCATTTAATTGTGGAATCATCATATGGCTTTCATCAATAATCAAAAGTGGATTTTTGCCACTAAAATAGTCCAACAAAGTATAAGGTCGCTCACCCTCTTTACGTCTATCCATAAAGCGAGCATAGTTTTCAATTCCTGGGCAAATACCAAATTCTCTTAAACTATCAACATCCTTTTCAACTCGCTCTTTGATTCTTTGTGCTTCAATTAATTGATTATTTGATTCAAAATATTTAATTCTCTCTTCGAGTTCTTCTAAAATTTTTTCACATGCCTCATTGATAACACTACGATCAACTGTATAAGCATCTCCTGGGAAAATTGTATATTGTTTATGGTGCTCAATTATCTCCTTAGTTAATGGATGACAAGTAGTAATTGAGTCAATTTCATCGCCAAAAAAATCAATGCGAATTAAATATTGATCACTGTGAGCTGGTTGAATATAAACGGCATCACCTTTTGAACTAAATGAACCAAGTTCAAGATCAATTTGATTACGCTTATAATTTCGTTGAACCAGTTTTTTAAAAAATTCATCTCTTTTAATTTGCATCCCTACTTCAATAACAAAAACAGATGCATAGTATTCGCTTGGATTAAGAGCACCATAAATAGCAGAAACTGATGCTACAACTATAGTATCATTTCTTGACATTAGTGAATTCATTGCTGACATTCGCATTGCATCTAATTCCTTATTACCTTGAGACACTTTATCAATATATGTATCTGAGGATGGTATATAAGCTTCAGGGCGATAGTAGTCAAAATAAGAAACATAATATTCAACATTATTGTGCGGAAAAAAGCCCTTAAGTTCACTATAGAGTTGTGAAGCAAGGGTTTTATTGTGGCTAAGAACTAGAACGGGGCGATCAAATTCCTTGATAACATTAGCAATAGTAAAGGTTTTTCCACTGCCAGTTACCCCTTTAAGTACTTGATGCTTCATATTTGCTTTAATATTTTCAACTAGTTCGCTAATGGCTTGTGGTTGGTGGCCTGCTGGTTGATATGATGAAGATAACTTATAAATTGACATATGTTTAAATTATAAACATAAATAAGAATTATTAATTTAGGTTACATTATTTTTTGAACTTGGTGCACACTTGCCTTGAGTTGACAAATAAAACAAGCACAGTGTGTGCTTGTAAATATTATTGATTTAGGCCTGTCATAATTCCATGGTTTTCAAAAACCTTATTGTTATTTCCTCAAATTAGATCAGTTAGTTCAGGATAATCACTAAATGGGTTTCTAAGGCCACCATAATGACTAGCTATTGCATTGTTACGTTCAATATCAATAATATCAATTTGGTCTTTAATTGACCATTGAGAATAAACGCTTAAGAAGTGTTGTTTTACATATGGAAATGAACTTCTATTAAATACTTTATCACCTTGAGCATGACTAACTAAACTATTAATATGAGTTATAGCAAAATAGAAATAAGCACGAGCAATGTCACCTTTAAAGGCATCAATTGGTTCACAGGCAGTAGAACTAATTTTGGTTCCATTTAAGCTTGTTCGAGAAGGCCTGCTAACGTTATCATGTGGTAAGTTTCCACGAAGTGCATTGACCTTAATATCTGTTGGTCATATAAAGTGAGCATCATTTCTAGCAGGTTGTTTTTTAGCAAATCATGATTGCGGAATTAAGTGTTCTCGATTAAAACCGTCTCCTTCGCTTCTTCCGCCTTTATGTTTTTTGCTTCAAGTAAAAGTATATGGGTCATCACCATTTGGATTTTCAGAATAAATGTCTAAAATTGTGCCATCTTTTTCAAAATATTTATCAATGAAGCAGTCTTGGTAAACTGTGTAAAGATAGTCATAACCTTTAATATTATTAATTCTACTTTGTTGATTTCCTAATAGTGCTATAAACAATTCCTCGCCTTTTAATCCTTGAAGTGATGAGTAGTAGTTATTTGATGAATCATATATGTATTTGCCAACTACTTTTACCGCATTATTTGGCTGAGCAGGTGTATTAGTTTCACCAGGATTTACTGGTGGATTATTTGGTTGACCTGGTGTATTGGTCCCTAAATTAATTACAAAAATACTTGTTTTTAAATAAGTTGTTTTATAGGTTTTTGTGTCAAATAGTTCATAATTCAGTGTTAACAATTTTGTTGCCGGATCATATGAAGTCTTAATATTTTTTACTTCTTCTCAAATTGCTTTACCTTCAAAATTAAATCATTCAGCCTTTGGTTTTGAGAACTGATTAATCTTCGTAGTTAAATCAATAACAGGCTTAACATTAATATCTCTATATTGTTTAATAATATCATCTTGCTTAGTTTCGCGATCTCGCTTTACTAATGATGTAGATATTGCTAATGCTGAAAATAATGCACCAGTAACAATAATGTTTGCACCAACCACGATACCAATTTTTGTTTTAGTTCTCATCTATTGCACCCCCTTTACTTTACTTAATTACTTACTTAAAAATTATATATTTTTCTATCATAAAAAGTCTTTTTGCAAAGAATAAAAATTTGCTCACTAAATAAGAATAATTCCCAAAAATTCTGTTTTATAGCATACTAGGATTAAAAAGTTAAAATGTTAATATTTTTGTTTCTTATGAGAAAAAAAGGTTTTTTTTCACTACTGCAAAAAGTTTTTTTATTATTTTATAATAAGTATATAAGAATAATTTATAAAGAGGGGGTTTTAATGAAAAATAAAATTAAATTGAGTCTAATTTTTACTACAATTAGTGCTGGTACTTTACCATTAGCATCCTGCTATGGTACTGATAAAAAAGAAGAAGAAATAAAAGCACAAGATGACTTTAGACTTAAGTCAATTGCTAATATTAATAACGCTGTTTTTGATCAAGGACAAAAAGTTTATAAAATTAGCAACACTACTAAAGTAGCTAGTGAAATTGAGAAAGAACATATAAAATGAGAAAGTGTAAGTGGTAAATATTCTTACACAATTGACAAGTTAGATGCTAATGATTCAAAAGGTGAATTAGAAATTTTTCTTACGCAGAAAAAAGGTACAAGCGAAATTTCTAAATTCACTATTAGATTTCAAGGATTTTATGTTGACAAATTTGACGAAAAGCTCAATTTTATAGAGAGTTTTGACTTAAAAGAAAAAGAGAAGTACACTGTTAAAGAATATGTTGCTAAATTTGATAATCTGCAAAAATTACAATCAAATTTAGTATTAAAGACTTCAAATAATAAAGATTTAAACACATTTCTTAATGAATATGAAGTTTCAATTAAAAGCATAACAATTGAAGAAATTAGTACATTTGATGGTGAAGCAAATTTAAAAGTTACATTTGAAAACAAAACTAAATCAAAAACAAAAGAGATTGTTTACAAATTAGTTGGTTTTAAAAAAGAAATTCAAACACTCGAAAAGGTTTTAAAATCTATTTTTGACAGAATTGATGTTTTAGAGGATAAAAAGAATTCAAATGTGTTTAACTATCAAATTAGCGATTTAAGATATTTTAAAAATAATCTATTGGTTGATGCTACACAAGAATTTGCTAAAAAAGGTATTATAGTAAAACAAAAAGAGACTGATTCTTCATCATATGAAACTGATGCTTTTGCTGGTATGTTGAAAGTTAATATAACTTTTGGTTGAAGTGATCTAAATAAAAGCGAAACGTTTACTTGAAGTGAAATTGTTGAAGGATTTAAAGAAATTAAAAATAATACAGAACTAGAAAATTCCTTTAATGTTGATCTAAAAGAAAAATCAAATAAAACCGCTCAAGAATATGCAAATAATTTTAATGCACTTGATGATGCACAAAAAGAAGCACACATTGAATTCACAAATCCAGAATATCAAAATAGTTTTGCTAAACTTAAATCTGAAGAAGCAATTGAAAGTTTAAAATTCGAAATTAAGGTAATTGATAATTTCTTAGGCAAAGTTGAACTAATAATTAAATGACAACAATGAAAACAATTACCATATACCTGCAAAAAAATAATAGTTGGTTTTGTTCAAAAGGAATCGATTGAACAAATAATGAATAAGGTAACTAACGTTAACCTTAGTGATAAAGAAACAAAAACTGTTGAAGAATACATAAGTGAAAACAAGGACAACCTAACTAATAAGATAACTGCTACCACTCCAGACTCAAGCACATTAGTTGATTATTTAACCTCAAAAAAAGTCAAAATTGACAAACATGAATTAATTAATATCAATCCTGTTGAAGGTGTTGCTAAATTGAAATTAACTTTGAGTTACCTTGACAAAAGCCAAGAGGGTGCTGTAATTGAATATACAATTAGTGGATTTAAAAAAGTTAATTCATTGAATGATGACAGATTTAAAAACTTAATTAACTCATTAGAAATCATAAACAGTCCAAACAACTACTATGGCGATTTTGTAAAAGAAATTAGTCTTCTTAAATTACAATATACAAACCCAGATAATAATAAAAAAGAAGACTTCAATGAAGAAAATCTCAAGAAGTTAAATATTAGTCAAATTGATTTTACTCAAAATCTTTATGAAGTTAAGCAAATTGAAAACAAACACAAAATAGTTGTAAATGTTAAATATACTATCAGCGGTTCTGGTGAAACAAAATCAGTTGAACTTGTCTTAAAAGAGGGAACTTTCGGTTATAATTCTCAAACTTTTGTTGAAGAAATTAAGGCAAGCCTTGATGCTAACTTCGATCCAGAAACAGTTAAAGATAGTGATCTAAAATATGACCAAAGTAAAAAAGATAAAGAAACAACAACTAATTCTTTATTCAAATTTGTTTCAGTTCAAATAGATTGACCTAAACAAGATAGTTATAAAAAAGATCTTCAAAGTAAAGGACAAGTTAGAGTTAAATATATCTTTATAAATAGTGAAACAAATAAAGAATATGAAGTGCATGACATTATCGAAGGTGGTAAAAAGAAACCTAAAACAACGGATGTTGATGTTGAAAAGTTAAAAGAGTTAGCACAAAATAACACTATATTCACTATTGATAAGACTCATTCAAATTACAGTTCAGATATTGAAGCAATTAAAAAAATGATCGGGACAGATGGAAAGGGCAAAAATAGACTAGATCAAGTAAATAATAAAAACAAGTTCCAACTTAGAAAAGGAAGTAAAAATAATGGAACAGTGCTTGAGTCTATTAAACTAAGTGAAGATGCTTGAAAATGTTTTACAACTAAGAAGAAAATAAATGATTTTATTGCTTCTCCAAGTAGATTTAACACAGGTCATAAAGCAGGAATATCTAAGTATATGTGTTTCGGCTTAGATAATAGTGGAAAATTAGTAATAATGTTCTCAATTGTTGATGTTGAAGGTAATAGAACAGATTATCAAATGCCAGTTGAGTAGTTAAAATAGTCGCTGTAAAAGTGGCTATTTTTTCTAAAATACTATAAAAAAGCATTATTAGTAAAATAGTTAGGCAATTAATTTCATGTGCTAAATGCAAAAAATTTTAATAATATTGTTTTTAGCATATAATTTATTTAATACTAATTTTAAGAAAGGATAATTTATGGCTGAGTCAAAAAATAATAAAGAAGCAACCATTTACCATGTAACACCAAAAGGTTTAGGGTGACAAGTTAAGGGTGTTGGTAATTCAAGACCAACAAAAATTGTTAAAACCCAAAAAGAAGCAATTGAATTAGCAAATGAAATAGCAAAAAAACGTGGTGGTTCTGTATTAATTCACAAAACAACAGGTCGTGTTAGAGATTCAATTAGTTACAAGGACAAAAAATAATTTCACTTAATAATAAAAATCGGGAATAACCCGATTTTTTTAGTCTAATGAACTTTGATTAATGTTAGTGTCGCTTTGTTCTTGTTTATTATCTTTGTTTTTGCGTTCTCTACGTTCAAGTGTTTTAGTAAATAAACTCTTATAATTTTCAACAGAAACATAGAAATATCCATCTGCTTTTTTAAGGTCTGTAACTGTAAATAAAGCATTTTGGTCAAACTCGCGCACAATTTCAAGTAAGAGAGCTGCATCTAAATATAAACACATTGTTAATAATACTTCCTGTTCTTGACCTGAATAACCACCTTTAACACTTAAGTGACTTGTTGCAAAGCGAACGTTCGTCAATGTATTAATTTTGTCTTGAATTTGTGGAATCTTTGAAGAATAAATTTCAGCTTTAACAATTTTATATTTTGGAAATAAAACATTTAAGACAACACCATTTATTAAAACCATAATTATGCCAGCCACAAATGATGGATTAAAGAAATATTCAGGCTTAAATGCGTCTACTTTAAAACCACCGGTCGGTTTAGTTATTAATGGAATATATGTACCAATTAAATTTGCTACTGTTAAAAATGCTAAATGAACAAATATAAATGTACCACCCACATCCTTAAATGTTTTGTGAGATCAATAAACACCAAGAACATCGCTTCCACCTGTACTTGAACTAATTATCAATAGTGCAGCTGCAATTCCTGCTTGCAAGAATGCTCAAACCATTGCATAAACAAAGATAGTCAAATCACTAAATTGTGCTTTTTCTCATGTTAACTCTTCTGCTTTAATGTGTGTAAATATAAATCAACCATCGCTCCCTGGTATATAACCAATTATTAAACCGAAAATTGTGGCTGTTGACATAAATATTATTGTTAGAAAACCAAAACGTTTATTAATTTTTTTATAACCCAATATAAATAAAGGAATATTAGCAAGCAAGTTAATTATTCAAAATAAAGAATTATAGACAATATTAGCAATCTTATCATTTATTATAAAATGCTTTGCAATTCTGGCTACTGATTGACAAAACGCGTCTAACCCAAGATTATAAAGGCCTGTTATTTGGACTAAGAGAAATTGGCCAATCCCAAAAATTAAACCAATTAAGACACTCAAGATCACTTGAACCCTAAGTTTTTTAACACGATATAATGTCCCAAAATGCAAAAATGATTGTCTCACCTTTGATCTCTTGATTTCAACTTCAACTCTCTTGTCATTTTTGTTCTGTTCATTATTTGCGTTATTCATATTTTTATTATATTTAAAAAATAATTTATATATATCAAAAAAACTATAAAATGGACGTTTTGACAACTTTTTGCATATTTTTACAAAATAAAAAGTCCGTCTGCGGACTTTTTCGCCATTAAAGTTTTAACCTCAATGTCGGCTCAATGAAATTATAAACTAATTATCATTATTGCTATCAATTTGTTTCTTAATATTATTATACATTTCAAGAAGTTGTATTTCTTTGTCTTCAGGTGAAGTATTTTCATTAAAAATAATTGTGTTTTGAATTTGATCAAATAGCGGATCTTCTTGAACTTCAAGTGGAATAATTGATGGAACACCTAATCGATCATCAAATATTGTTTTTGTTACATCATAGGCTATGTTTTCAAGCATTTGATCAAATTTCCTGCTACCTTCATCAGTATAAACCTGATAAGGATTCTTTTGAGAGTATTGAACAAGGTTTACATTAGATCGTAATTTATCCATTGTATCAATATGACTTTGTCAATAACTATCAATTATTCTTAAAACAATATCTTTTTCATATCAGGCAATATACTCAAAATCTTCTCGTACATTTTCGCCAGCAATTGATTTTCATTTCTTATAAAATGAAATCAATTTATCAGCTAAAAAGTCTTTAATATCAGCATCATGAATCTTTTTAACCTCTTCATAAATCAATCGTTCTTTTGTACCTTGACCTAAGAAAACATTATTTATATAATCAGTAAATACTTGGTGCTTAAATAAACCATTTTTTTCTTTGAAATTAGGGTAATTGCTTAAAATTTGTGCTGTTTTCTTTATCATTCTTTCAACAATAAATGAAACATCTTCATTAATCAAAATTAGGTCACGTTGTGCATAGAATAAGTCTCTTTGCTGTCTAATAACATCATCATAATGAAGAACACTTTTACGACTATCATAGTTAAAACCCTCAATTTTCTTTTGAGCTTGTTTAAAACCATGTAAAAGTGTTTTTGAAGTTATTTCTTTGTCGCCTTCTGATGCATAAGATTCCTTGAATTCTTCATAGTTAGAAAAACGTCTCATCAATTGATCATCAAGTGAAATATAAAACTTAGAAACACCAGGATCACCTTGACGACCACTACGACCTCGTAATTGGTTGTCAATTCTTCTACTTTCTGCTCTATCGGTGCCAATTACATAGAGACCACCTAATTCAAGTGCTTCTTTACTTGGTTTAATATCAGTTCCACGGCCAGCCATATTTGTTGCAATTGTAATTGATTTAACTTGTCCAGCCTTTGAAATAATTTCAGCTTCTGATGCATTTTGCTTAGCATTCAAGACAGTGTGTGGAATATTTGCATTATATAAATATTTGTGAAGTATTTCACTATCTTCTATTTGTGCCGTACCAACTAAAACAGGTTGACCTTTTTCATAAAGTTCTTTAATTTTTTCAGTAACTGCTTTTCATTTTGCATCATATGATGCATAAATTGAATCATCTAAGTCTTGTCTAATTACTGGCTTATTTGTTGGTACAACATTTACACGCATGTTGTAAATGTCAATAAACTCTTGTTCTTCAGTTTTTGCTGTACCTGTCATTCCACAAAGTTTATCAAACATACGGAAAAAGTTTTGATATGTAATAGTAGCTAATGTTTTTGTTTCAAATTCAATTTCGACAATTTCTTTAGCTTGTATTGCTTGTTGTAGACCTTCAGAATATGATCTACCTTCCATAACACGGCCTGTAAAAGCATCAACTAATTCAATTTTGCCATCTCTAACAATATATTCAACATTATCTCTCATTATTTTATGAGCTCTTAAGGCGTTTTGAACACGGTGAACTATTTCAGAGTTTTCAATGTCATAAAGGTTCTTAAAGTTGAAGAACTTATTTGCTTTTTCTATACCACTTGAAGTTAATGAAATTGCTTTTGTTTCTTCATCAATTTCATAATCCTTTTCATCTAGTGTTCGAACAAATTGATCGGCTGCATAATAAATGTTAGCATTAGAAACCTTGCCGTTTGGTCCACTACTTCCACCACCTGAAATAATAAGAGGTGTCTTGGCCTCATCAATTAAAATTGAATCAGCCTCATCAATTAAGCAAAAGTGTAAACCACGTTGAACTTTTTCACTAAGAGATTGTGCCATATTATCACGTAAATAATCAAAACCTAATTCTGAGTGAACTGAATATGTTATATCACAATCATAAGCTTTTCTTTTTAAATATGGATCCATTTGAGCTTTATTAACACCAACTGTCATGCCAAGAAAGTTGAATACTTGACCCATTTCTTCTGCGTCACGTTCAGTAAGATATTCATTAACTGTTGAAACAATTGCACCTTTACCTTCAAGAGCATTCAAATAAACTGGTGCAATAGAAGTAATTGTCTTACCTTCACCAGTTTTCATTTCTGCAATTGAACTTAAATCAAGTAGAACACCACCAATCATTTGCACATCAAAAGGTCTCTTACCTAAAACCCTTTTTGTGGCTTCTCGACAAACCGCAAAAACCTCAGGTCTCATTCTTTCTAACGTTTCGCCCTCTGCAAGTCTTGTTTTAAATTGATGTGTTTTTTGTTTAAGTTCATCATCACTTAAACGAGAAATTAGTGGTTCAAATTGATTAATTTTTTTCAATGTTTTTTCTGCAATACGCATTTCAGTTGATTTAAAATTAAAACTCATAATATTTTAATTTTATACTAATATTAATAATTAATATTAATATTAATTATCTGTTACAAAATATGTTACAAAAATACGTAAATTTATTTGACCAAAAAGGTTGTTTTATAGGTAAATACAAAAAACCTGCACGTCTGCAAGTTTTTTATTATTTTTATTTATTTTGTTAAATTTAACGTGGATTAAATCCATTAGGATTTTGCATGTTTGGGTCTGGGAACATACCTGATGATTGTTGTGGACCGTATGGGTTAGGTTGTTGTGGACCGAATTGTGGACCTCTTGGAGGAACATTGAACATACCAGTTGGTTGTTGTGGACCGTATGGGTTAGGTTGTGGTCCTCTTGGAGGAACATTGAACATACCAGTTGGTTGTTGTGGACCATATGGATTTGGTTGTGGTTGTGGTCCTCTTGGAGGAACATTGAACATACCTGTTGCTTGTGGATTTGGTTGTGGACCAAAAGATTGTTGTGGTTGTGTATTAAACATACCTGATGGTTGTTGTGGACCATATGGGTTTGGTTGTGGTCCTCTTGGAGGAACATTGAACATACCTGTTGCTTGTGGATTTGGTTGTGGGCCAAATGGTTGTTGAGGTTGTGCATTAAACATACCAGTTGGTTGTTGTGGACCATATGGATTTGGTTGTGGTTGTGGTTGTGGTTGTGGTCCTCTTGGAGGAACATTGAACATACCTGTTGCTTGTGGATTTGGTTGTTGGCCAAATGGTTGTTGTGGACCATATGGATCTGGTTGTGGTTGTGCAGAATAAGAACCTGTGTATTGTCCAGTTAAAGCAAATGTACGTGTTTGTGAACCTCATGCAGGATTGAATCCATAGCCATTAGCAGCTGAATAAGGATTGAACACTTCTTCTGGTTCAGGTGGATCCATTCTTCCATTCAATACTGAACATCAAATTAGCATAAATGGAAAAATAACTATCGAAATTATAAAGAATACTTTCGCAGTCTTAAATGCTTGCTCACTTCTTCCTATTCATAATACTAAGAAATAAATCATCAATATTAATGTAATCAAGAAACCTCATGAACCAAAGAAAATTAAACAAACATAAGCTTCAATTTTCTTGCCTGAACCATCTTCAGGTTGTGCAAGGAAATATGACCCTAAAATAACAAATATGAGCATTAATGCCATAATTGGTCCAATTACACCAAAGTATCATCACTTTTTAGGCTGCACTAATGATGCATTTCATTCGTTCGGTCTTCAGAATTTTGGGCTAGGTGTTTGATTCATATCAAAATCGTTGTAATAATTCATAAATAACCTATTACCTTTCTATTTAAATTTTTATTTTAATTAAAATAAGACAAATTATATAATTTGCTTAATAGAATTATATATTAATTATTTTATTTACATAATTTTTTGAAAAATGAGAAAATTTAAAAAAACAGGCTTTAAAATAGCCTATTTTAATACTTACCACGCTTTTTTTGGCTGTCTAATTTGTTTTTTAATTCT is a genomic window containing:
- the uvrB gene encoding excinuclease ABC subunit UvrB; the encoded protein is MSIYKLSSSYQPAGHQPQAISELVENIKANMKHQVLKGVTGSGKTFTIANVIKEFDRPVLVLSHNKTLASQLYSELKGFFPHNNVEYYVSYFDYYRPEAYIPSSDTYIDKVSQGNKELDAMRMSAMNSLMSRNDTIVVASVSAIYGALNPSEYYASVFVIEVGMQIKRDEFFKKLVQRNYKRNQIDLELGSFSSKGDAVYIQPAHSDQYLIRIDFFGDEIDSITTCHPLTKEIIEHHKQYTIFPGDAYTVDRSVINEACEKILEELEERIKYFESNNQLIEAQRIKERVEKDVDSLREFGICPGIENYARFMDRRKEGERPYTLLDYFSGKNPLLIIDESHMMIPQLNGMYAGDYSRKKNLVDYGFRLPSALDNRPLKFSEFESQFNFQTIYISATPDDYELNKTYGLLTKLYVRPTGLLDPKIEVRSSKNQVEDIFDELQKQKEKNERTLILTTTKRLSEELSRHYLERGQKIAYIHSEHNTFERNEILRKLRKGVYDCVIGINLLREGVDLPEVSLIIVLDADKEGFMRSTKSLIQISGRAARNANGRVIFYGDKVTKSMQECIEDNEIKRAMQIAYNKEHNIVPKTISKPIPEPLVGEGISGEIEFFFKNEKRNQSKSSKQAKEELIKKLREQMNQAAKELDYERAIELRDIILELQAGSNKVSNE
- a CDS encoding endonuclease gives rise to the protein MRTKTKIGIVVGANIIVTGALFSALAISTSLVKRDRETKQDDIIKQYRDINVKPVIDLTTKINQFSKPKAEWFNFEGKAIWEEVKNIKTSYDPATKLLTLNYELFDTKTYKTTYLKTSIFVINLGTNTPGQPNNPPVNPGETNTPAQPNNAVKVVGKYIYDSSNNYYSSLQGLKGEELFIALLGNQQSRINNIKGYDYLYTVYQDCFIDKYFEKDGTILDIYSENPNGDDPYTFTWSKKHKGGRSEGDGFNREHLIPQSWFAKKQPARNDAHFIWPTDIKVNALRGNLPHDNVSRPSRTSLNGTKISSTACEPIDAFKGDIARAYFYFAITHINSLVSHAQGDKVFNRSSFPYVKQHFLSVYSQWSIKDQIDIIDIERNNAIASHYGGLRNPFSDYPELTDLIWGNNNKVFENHGIMTGLNQ
- a CDS encoding lipoprotein 17-related variable surface protein translates to MKNKIKLSLIFTTISAGTLPLASCYGTDKKEEEIKAQDDFRLKSIANINNAVFDQGQKVYKISNTTKVASEIEKEHIKWESVSGKYSYTIDKLDANDSKGELEIFLTQKKGTSEISKFTIRFQGFYVDKFDEKLNFIESFDLKEKEKYTVKEYVAKFDNLQKLQSNLVLKTSNNKDLNTFLNEYEVSIKSITIEEISTFDGEANLKVTFENKTKSKTKEIVYKLVGFKKEIQTLEKVLKSIFDRIDVLEDKKNSNVFNYQISDLRYFKNNLLVDATQEFAKKGIIVKQKETDSSSYETDAFAGMLKVNITFGWSDLNKSETFTWSEIVEGFKEIKNNTELENSFNVDLKEKSNKTAQEYANNFNALDDAQKEAHIEFTNPEYQNSFAKLKSEEAIESLKFEIKVIDNFLGKVELIIKWQQWKQLPYTCKKIIVGFVQKESIEQIMNKVTNVNLSDKETKTVEEYISENKDNLTNKITATTPDSSTLVDYLTSKKVKIDKHELININPVEGVAKLKLTLSYLDKSQEGAVIEYTISGFKKVNSLNDDRFKNLINSLEIINSPNNYYGDFVKEISLLKLQYTNPDNNKKEDFNEENLKKLNISQIDFTQNLYEVKQIENKHKIVVNVKYTISGSGETKSVELVLKEGTFGYNSQTFVEEIKASLDANFDPETVKDSDLKYDQSKKDKETTTNSLFKFVSVQIDWPKQDSYKKDLQSKGQVRVKYIFINSETNKEYEVHDIIEGGKKKPKTTDVDVEKLKELAQNNTIFTIDKTHSNYSSDIEAIKKMIGTDGKGKNRLDQVNNKNKFQLRKGSKNNGTVLESIKLSEDAWKCFTTKKKINDFIASPSRFNTGHKAGISKYMCFGLDNSGKLVIMFSIVDVEGNRTDYQMPVE
- a CDS encoding DUF2188 domain-containing protein — encoded protein: MAESKNNKEATIYHVTPKGLGWQVKGVGNSRPTKIVKTQKEAIELANEIAKKRGGSVLIHKTTGRVRDSISYKDKK
- a CDS encoding DUF2179 domain-containing protein codes for the protein MNNANNEQNKNDKRVEVEIKRSKVRQSFLHFGTLYRVKKLRVQVILSVLIGLIFGIGQFLLVQITGLYNLGLDAFCQSVARIAKHFIINDKIANIVYNSLFWIINLLANIPLFILGYKKINKRFGFLTIIFMSTATIFGLIIGYIPGSDGWFIFTHIKAEELTWEKAQFSDLTIFVYAMVWAFLQAGIAAALLIISSSTGGSDVLGVYWSHKTFKDVGGTFIFVHLAFLTVANLIGTYIPLITKPTGGFKVDAFKPEYFFNPSFVAGIIMVLINGVVLNVLFPKYKIVKAEIYSSKIPQIQDKINTLTNVRFATSHLSVKGGYSGQEQEVLLTMCLYLDAALLLEIVREFDQNALFTVTDLKKADGYFYVSVENYKSLFTKTLERRERKNKDNKQEQSDTNINQSSLD